A single window of Leptolyngbya ohadii IS1 DNA harbors:
- a CDS encoding alpha/beta fold hydrolase, which yields MTAIEASGWQHTFVETNNIRLHCVMQGEGELVVLLHSFPEFWYSWRHQIPALAKHFKVVVPDLRGCNDSDKPSTGYDLDTLATDIRGLIEGLGYRSAHVVGHSWGGTIAWHFAHRFPNLTERLAVLNAPHPQRFVQEVVGNVDQIRRSWYLMALQIPTLPEWFIRSNLRSIVRDLFQGQAVRKSAFSSQDTELYQAALEKPGALTAMINHYRNLFSLQTWWTQWTHAPTPISAPTLVLWGEDDFLFSQKLTEGIDRLVKAPVKLKFLAHCGHWIQQEAPQTVNRELLDFLQERSVQLQPS from the coding sequence ATGACTGCGATCGAAGCATCGGGATGGCAGCACACCTTTGTTGAAACGAATAACATCCGTCTTCATTGCGTTATGCAGGGAGAAGGAGAACTGGTCGTTCTGCTGCACAGCTTCCCTGAGTTCTGGTATTCCTGGCGGCATCAAATTCCGGCACTGGCAAAACACTTCAAGGTCGTCGTGCCCGATCTGCGCGGCTGCAACGACTCGGACAAACCCTCCACCGGATACGATCTGGACACGCTGGCAACCGATATTCGCGGCTTAATCGAAGGTTTAGGCTACCGGAGTGCCCATGTCGTGGGACATAGCTGGGGCGGCACGATCGCCTGGCACTTTGCCCATCGGTTTCCCAATCTCACCGAGCGGTTAGCTGTCCTAAATGCGCCCCATCCGCAACGGTTTGTGCAGGAAGTGGTCGGCAACGTAGATCAAATCCGCCGAAGCTGGTATCTGATGGCGCTGCAAATTCCTACCCTACCGGAATGGTTTATTCGATCGAATTTACGCTCGATCGTCCGCGATCTATTTCAGGGGCAGGCGGTTCGCAAGAGTGCCTTTTCCAGCCAGGACACGGAACTCTATCAGGCGGCATTAGAAAAGCCCGGTGCGCTGACCGCCATGATCAACCACTACCGCAATTTATTCTCACTTCAAACCTGGTGGACGCAGTGGACTCATGCGCCAACCCCCATTTCCGCACCCACGCTTGTTCTCTGGGGCGAAGATGATTTTCTGTTTAGCCAGAAGCTCACCGAAGGCATCGATCGGCTGGTGAAGGCTCCCGTCAAGCTCAAATTCCTCGCCCACTGCGGACACTGGATTCAGCAGGAAGCCCCCCAGACGGTCAACCGCGAACTGCTCGACTTCTTGCAAGAGCGATCGGTTCAGTTGCAGCCTTCCTGA
- a CDS encoding ABC transporter ATP-binding protein, with the protein MAAVFESNPTTQSAPIEMDRPAVVKTVALKKVYHTGFWLNQKVTTLQDCTLQVFQGETFGLLGQNGAGKTTLLKTLLGIIRPTSGTGLLLGKPLGDRSVKQRVGYLPENAYFYDYLTGWEFLEYAAGLFRIPKSVQQKRIPELLDLVGLAQSSARKKQLRQYSKGMLQRVGMAQALINDPEVVFLDEPMSGLDPLGRYQIREIIVSLKSQGKTIFFNSHILSDVEKICDRVAILARGEILCVGSLQDLLGTADLYQVRVRGGNPDILRQWLPDVEFVDGDWLGHLRGDPQDFLASLKLMQANLISMNLARPSLEEFFVQQLRKRGIYTSQ; encoded by the coding sequence ATGGCTGCTGTTTTTGAATCCAACCCTACGACTCAATCTGCACCGATCGAGATGGATCGTCCCGCTGTTGTCAAAACCGTTGCCCTTAAGAAGGTTTACCATACGGGATTCTGGCTGAATCAGAAGGTGACGACGCTGCAAGACTGCACGCTTCAGGTGTTTCAGGGTGAAACCTTCGGTCTGCTGGGACAGAATGGCGCGGGTAAGACAACGCTACTAAAAACCCTGCTTGGCATTATTCGCCCCACTTCGGGGACGGGTTTGCTGCTGGGGAAACCGCTGGGCGATCGATCAGTGAAGCAGCGGGTGGGCTATCTGCCGGAGAATGCCTATTTCTACGACTATTTGACCGGATGGGAGTTTCTGGAATACGCGGCAGGTCTGTTTCGCATTCCCAAATCTGTACAGCAAAAGCGCATCCCGGAACTGCTGGATCTGGTGGGCTTGGCGCAGTCCTCAGCCAGGAAAAAGCAGTTGCGCCAGTATTCTAAGGGAATGCTTCAGCGGGTAGGCATGGCGCAGGCGTTGATTAACGACCCGGAAGTGGTATTCCTGGACGAACCGATGTCCGGACTTGATCCGCTGGGACGCTACCAGATCCGCGAAATTATTGTGTCGCTCAAATCCCAGGGCAAGACGATCTTCTTCAATAGCCACATTCTCTCGGACGTGGAGAAAATCTGCGATCGCGTCGCAATTCTGGCACGGGGTGAAATTCTCTGCGTAGGTTCACTTCAAGACCTTCTGGGCACGGCGGATCTCTATCAGGTGCGGGTGCGGGGCGGCAATCCCGATATTCTGCGCCAATGGTTGCCCGATGTGGAATTCGTCGATGGCGACTGGCTGGGACATTTGCGCGGCGATCCACAGGATTTTCTGGCAAGCCTGAAGCTGATGCAGGCAAATCTGATCAGTATGAATCTGGCGCGTCCTTCGCTGGAGGAATTCTTTGTGCAGCAGTTGCGGAAGCGGGGGATCTACACCAGCCAGTAG
- a CDS encoding NAD(P)H-dependent glycerol-3-phosphate dehydrogenase → MERQTNSLSDPIAVADSGNPAASQISEGAIAQVAILGAGVWGNALATLATQKGHGVRVWSRGGTLSLLDAVADADVIVSAVSMKGVPETIARLQSLTIPPDAILVSATKGLDSATRQTASRLWQTAFPNNPIVVLSGPNLSEEIQQGLPAATVVSSENSEAAHQVQRIFSSDRFRVYTNSDPIGTELGGTLKNVIAIAAGVCDGLNLGTNARSALITRALAELIRVGVHLGAKPETFFGLAGLGDLLATCTSPLSRNYRVGYGLAQGKSLPQILEELHSTAEGVNTANVLIDLADREQIAVPVSYQVYLLLNGKITPQQAVVALMERDLKSETVIRFGNE, encoded by the coding sequence ATGGAGCGTCAAACAAATTCCCTCTCTGACCCGATTGCTGTTGCTGACTCAGGCAATCCCGCTGCGTCCCAAATTTCCGAGGGGGCGATCGCCCAGGTCGCGATTCTGGGGGCAGGAGTTTGGGGTAATGCGCTGGCAACCCTGGCGACTCAAAAAGGTCATGGGGTGCGGGTCTGGTCGCGGGGGGGAACGCTGAGCCTTCTGGATGCTGTCGCCGATGCCGATGTGATCGTGTCCGCCGTTTCAATGAAGGGGGTTCCAGAAACGATCGCCCGGTTACAGTCCCTCACGATTCCGCCGGATGCCATTCTGGTGAGCGCAACTAAGGGTTTAGACTCCGCCACACGACAAACCGCTTCCCGACTGTGGCAGACCGCTTTCCCCAACAATCCGATCGTCGTGCTGTCCGGTCCCAATCTATCGGAGGAAATTCAGCAGGGCTTACCCGCCGCCACGGTCGTTTCCAGCGAGAACAGCGAAGCCGCCCATCAAGTCCAGAGAATCTTTTCATCCGATCGCTTCCGGGTGTACACCAATTCAGATCCGATCGGGACGGAGCTGGGCGGCACGTTAAAAAACGTGATTGCGATCGCTGCGGGAGTCTGCGACGGGCTGAATTTGGGCACGAATGCGCGATCGGCGCTGATTACAAGGGCACTGGCGGAACTGATTCGAGTGGGGGTTCACCTGGGGGCGAAACCGGAAACTTTCTTTGGCTTGGCAGGACTGGGCGATCTGCTGGCAACCTGTACGAGTCCGCTGAGCCGAAACTATCGCGTCGGTTATGGGCTGGCACAGGGGAAATCCCTGCCGCAGATTCTAGAAGAACTGCACAGCACCGCTGAAGGGGTGAATACGGCAAATGTGCTGATCGACCTAGCCGATCGCGAACAGATTGCCGTCCCGGTGTCCTATCAAGTTTATCTACTGCTAAACGGCAAAATCACGCCACAGCAGGCAGTCGTAGCACTCATGGAACGGGATTTGAAGTCGGAAACGGTAATCCGGTTTGGCAACGAATGA
- a CDS encoding histidine phosphatase family protein: MRLSPSMKSGLISGLSCVTVGCAGFPFNSESSPATAGSTPTSPIPSASIMPSPQENFAEDSEPIESEAEAAIWAALQQGEGYVVMMRHALAPGTGDPPEFQIDDCTTQRNLSPAGRQQAKAIGAAFRQRNIPVRQVLSSQWCRCLETARLLDLGDVQPFPALNSFFSDRSTAAQQTEQVGQFIREQKDQPGVTILVTHQVNITAISNIVPASGEFIVLHAAGNSYKNGQQNGRLGAIEVVGKLSPIPIE, translated from the coding sequence ATGCGCCTATCGCCTTCTATGAAGTCCGGTCTGATTAGCGGGTTAAGCTGTGTGACGGTCGGATGTGCCGGATTTCCCTTTAATTCTGAGTCATCTCCCGCAACCGCCGGATCTACCCCGACCAGTCCCATTCCTAGCGCATCGATCATGCCCTCCCCCCAGGAAAATTTTGCAGAGGACAGTGAACCGATCGAATCAGAGGCAGAGGCGGCAATCTGGGCAGCACTGCAACAGGGTGAGGGCTACGTGGTAATGATGCGTCACGCTCTCGCCCCTGGAACGGGTGATCCACCGGAATTTCAGATAGACGACTGCACGACCCAGCGCAACCTTTCTCCCGCAGGCAGACAGCAGGCAAAGGCGATCGGGGCAGCGTTTCGGCAGCGGAATATTCCCGTACGGCAGGTGCTTTCGAGTCAGTGGTGTCGCTGTCTGGAAACGGCAAGACTGCTTGATTTAGGAGACGTTCAGCCCTTCCCGGCACTCAATTCTTTCTTTAGCGATCGATCCACTGCGGCACAGCAAACGGAACAGGTAGGACAATTTATTCGTGAACAAAAAGATCAGCCGGGGGTGACAATCCTGGTGACGCATCAGGTCAACATTACGGCGATCAGCAACATTGTCCCTGCCTCCGGAGAATTCATCGTCCTTCATGCAGCAGGGAATAGCTACAAGAATGGTCAGCAGAACGGGAGGTTAGGGGCGATCGAAGTGGTTGGAAAGCTTTCCCCAATTCCGATCGAGTAA
- a CDS encoding GNAT family N-acetyltransferase has product MKDSSGDAEMTPDCPAIGTLRNATLADVTAIHAMTQIAYAGYRDRIPYSSLWRETEADVAQELAAGIIILCEMEGKLVGSVRCQVRHEVEGASLSAEDPFVYVHRLAVLPGFQRRGIGRRLMQAVEAFAQDQGVGWVRLEYRVAQSENQQFYDRLGYQTGEVSRWFADGSPRAVWMFRQIP; this is encoded by the coding sequence GTGAAGGATTCGTCCGGTGATGCAGAAATGACCCCAGATTGTCCGGCGATCGGAACCCTACGCAACGCGACTCTAGCCGATGTGACCGCCATCCACGCTATGACCCAGATCGCCTATGCAGGATACCGCGATCGCATTCCCTACAGCAGTCTGTGGCGGGAAACGGAAGCGGACGTGGCGCAGGAACTGGCGGCAGGAATCATTATTTTGTGTGAGATGGAAGGAAAGCTGGTGGGCAGTGTGCGGTGCCAGGTGCGGCACGAGGTGGAAGGGGCAAGCCTCTCCGCAGAAGATCCGTTTGTCTATGTGCATCGGCTCGCGGTGCTGCCAGGGTTTCAGCGACGGGGAATAGGGCGGCGACTCATGCAGGCGGTTGAAGCCTTCGCGCAGGATCAGGGGGTGGGGTGGGTACGGCTGGAATATCGGGTGGCACAGTCGGAAAATCAGCAGTTTTACGATCGTCTGGGCTATCAGACCGGGGAAGTGAGCCGCTGGTTTGCCGATGGCAGTCCGCGTGCGGTGTGGATGTTCCGCCAAATTCCATGA
- a CDS encoding PCP reductase family protein, with protein sequence MSNAIEWTAEAEARLKEIPFFVRPAARKKIEKFAQESGVTQITAEIYEQAKKKFGSS encoded by the coding sequence ATGAGTAATGCAATCGAATGGACGGCTGAGGCTGAAGCCCGCCTGAAGGAAATTCCGTTTTTTGTGCGTCCGGCTGCCCGGAAAAAGATTGAAAAGTTTGCTCAGGAGTCGGGCGTGACCCAAATTACGGCTGAAATCTACGAGCAGGCAAAGAAAAAGTTTGGTTCATCGTGA
- the glpK gene encoding glycerol kinase GlpK — translation MTASRYILALDLGTTGNRAFVFDAAGQIVGQAYRELTQHYPQPGWLEHDPIEIWQATCAVMRSAIEQAKIQASQIQAIGLTVQRETCLVWDKTTGEPLHRAIVWQDRRTASQCEELKQQGYSQEIFERTGLVIDAYFSATKLSWIHQHVVKPCGIDSGNILAGTIDTWILWKLTNGRVHATDDSNASRTMLYNLTAQQWDAKLLDLFEIPAHWLPQIQPSLSNFGTIAPEILGAEIPVTAILGDQQASLYGHGCDCPGLVKCTYGTGCFLVAHTGQEIIKSPHQMIATIAWTEANSPNAGYALEGSLFTTGACIQWLRDGIELIQSAAETETLARQVADNGGVYFVPALSGLGAPHWDMSARGAFFGITGGAKRPHLVRSVLESIAFQVKEVVQAIQDSGIGINRLKVDGGACNNDFLMQFQADVLGIPVERPLVQETTVQGIAFAAGQTIGFWDNSQTLNQQRQIDRIFQPGDGRNQAIQNFAVWQKAVERSKHWEG, via the coding sequence ATGACTGCATCGCGCTACATCCTGGCACTGGATTTGGGAACGACGGGCAATCGTGCCTTTGTGTTTGATGCGGCAGGGCAAATCGTCGGGCAGGCATACCGGGAACTGACACAGCACTATCCGCAGCCGGGATGGTTGGAGCATGATCCGATCGAAATCTGGCAAGCGACCTGTGCGGTGATGCGATCGGCGATCGAACAGGCAAAAATTCAGGCAAGTCAAATTCAGGCGATCGGCTTAACGGTACAGCGGGAAACCTGCCTGGTGTGGGACAAAACGACGGGAGAACCATTGCATCGGGCGATCGTCTGGCAGGATCGCCGGACTGCTTCCCAGTGCGAGGAATTGAAGCAGCAGGGCTATAGTCAGGAGATTTTTGAGCGAACGGGACTGGTAATTGATGCCTACTTTTCCGCCACAAAGCTAAGCTGGATACATCAGCACGTTGTTAAGCCATGCGGCATTGATTCGGGGAATATTTTGGCAGGGACGATCGACACCTGGATTCTCTGGAAGCTCACCAACGGCAGAGTTCACGCAACGGACGACAGCAATGCCAGCCGCACGATGCTGTATAACCTGACAGCGCAACAGTGGGACGCAAAACTGCTCGATCTGTTTGAAATTCCTGCCCATTGGCTGCCGCAAATTCAGCCCAGCCTGAGCAACTTTGGCACGATCGCCCCTGAAATCCTGGGCGCAGAAATTCCGGTGACGGCAATCCTCGGAGACCAGCAGGCTTCCCTCTACGGACACGGCTGCGATTGTCCAGGACTGGTGAAATGCACCTACGGCACAGGCTGCTTTCTGGTGGCACATACGGGTCAGGAGATTATCAAATCGCCCCACCAGATGATTGCCACGATCGCCTGGACGGAGGCTAATTCGCCCAATGCAGGCTACGCCCTGGAAGGCAGTCTATTTACAACGGGAGCCTGCATTCAGTGGTTGCGGGACGGAATTGAGTTGATTCAATCGGCAGCGGAGACGGAAACATTGGCGCGTCAGGTGGCGGATAACGGCGGCGTGTATTTTGTGCCTGCCCTCAGCGGATTGGGCGCGCCCCATTGGGATATGTCGGCTCGCGGCGCTTTTTTTGGAATTACGGGCGGGGCAAAGCGTCCCCATCTGGTTCGATCGGTGCTGGAATCGATCGCCTTTCAGGTGAAGGAAGTCGTGCAGGCAATCCAGGATTCGGGGATTGGAATTAATCGCTTAAAAGTCGATGGCGGCGCGTGTAACAACGATTTTCTAATGCAGTTCCAGGCGGATGTGCTGGGCATTCCCGTCGAGCGTCCTCTAGTCCAGGAAACCACCGTGCAGGGCATTGCCTTCGCTGCCGGACAAACGATCGGCTTCTGGGATAATTCGCAGACCCTCAACCAACAGCGGCAGATCGATCGCATCTTTCAACCGGGGGACGGCAGGAATCAGGCGATCCAGAATTTTGCGGTGTGGCAGAAAGCCGTGGAGCGATCGAAGCACTGGGAAGGCTAA
- a CDS encoding class II aldolase/adducin family protein — translation MPHFDLPQPPVFDRIEDERLHRKQRLAAALRLFALYGFDEGIAGHITVRDPEFTDHFWVNPFGMYFGQIRVSDLILVNHDGEVVKGDRPVNQAAFAIHAPIHARRPDIIAAAHSHSTYGKLWSSLDRLLDPLTQDACAFYNDHAIHENYRGVVLEKSEGDRIADTLGDRKALILRNHGLLTVGQSVDEAAWWFITMERSAQVQVMAEAVGKPRSIDPETAELTSTQVGSPYMGWFSFQPLYDRIVREQPDLLE, via the coding sequence ATGCCCCACTTCGACCTCCCCCAACCTCCCGTATTCGATCGCATTGAAGACGAACGACTACACCGTAAACAAAGACTGGCAGCGGCACTCCGCCTATTTGCCCTCTACGGATTTGATGAAGGGATTGCGGGTCACATCACGGTGCGCGATCCAGAATTTACCGATCACTTCTGGGTGAATCCGTTTGGAATGTACTTTGGGCAGATTCGTGTTTCCGACTTGATTCTGGTGAACCACGATGGTGAGGTCGTCAAGGGCGATCGTCCTGTGAATCAAGCCGCCTTTGCGATCCATGCCCCCATCCATGCCCGCCGACCAGATATCATTGCCGCTGCCCATTCCCACTCCACCTACGGCAAACTGTGGTCGAGCCTCGATCGCCTCCTCGATCCTCTGACCCAGGATGCCTGTGCGTTTTACAACGATCACGCGATTCATGAGAACTACCGGGGCGTGGTGCTGGAAAAATCAGAAGGCGATCGGATTGCGGATACCCTGGGCGATCGCAAAGCACTCATTCTGCGAAATCACGGACTCCTCACCGTCGGGCAATCGGTAGACGAGGCGGCTTGGTGGTTTATCACGATGGAGCGATCGGCGCAGGTGCAGGTCATGGCAGAAGCAGTCGGGAAGCCGCGATCGATCGATCCGGAAACGGCAGAACTGACATCCACTCAGGTTGGTTCGCCTTACATGGGCTGGTTTTCTTTTCAGCCGCTCTACGATCGAATTGTGCGCGAACAGCCGGATTTGCTGGAGTAG
- the recQ gene encoding DNA helicase RecQ: MAAVVVLFDVVEVAGVLEKRDLLVVMPTGGGKSMCFQLPALLTPGVTIVVSPLIALMQDQVQSLCDNGIGATFLNSTVSPLEVRSRANQILRGEIKLLYVAPERLLSEQFLLFLEQIHSTIGIAGFAIDEAHCVSEWGHDFRPEYRQIVSVRSQFPDVPMVALTATATERVRQDIIEQLDLRQPIVHIASFNRQNLSYEVRPKQKKAYTELLQLVHQNPGSGIIYCLSRKKVDEITYRLQQDGISALAYHAGMSDIDRSTNQTRFIRDDVRIMVATIAFGMGINKPDVRFVIHYDLPRNLEGYYQESGRAGRDGEPARCLLLFSYGDLKTIDYLIDQKPDPNEQQIARQQLRQVVDYAEGTDCRRRIQLSYFGERFEGNCRNCDNCLQPKPLEDWTIEAQKFLSCVARCQERFGMTYIIDVLRGSKDKRILQNKHDQLSTYGIGKDRSADAWRILGRSLLHQGLVSETSDGYAVLKLNAHSWEILRKQRSVFVAVPKAKDTDDRPNSPKRQMAEQLFEHLRALRKQLADEQSVPPYVVFPDSSLRLMAQSQPQSLTDFAQISGVGSRKLDKYGPRFVKAIEEFCQQFNAQQEEQ, from the coding sequence GTGGCTGCGGTAGTAGTGCTGTTTGATGTGGTCGAGGTTGCAGGCGTATTAGAAAAGCGGGATCTGCTGGTCGTCATGCCGACGGGCGGCGGCAAATCAATGTGTTTTCAGCTTCCGGCGCTGCTAACTCCGGGGGTGACGATCGTGGTTTCGCCGCTGATTGCGCTGATGCAGGATCAGGTGCAGTCCCTTTGCGATAACGGAATTGGGGCGACCTTTCTTAATAGCACCGTGAGTCCGCTGGAAGTCCGATCGCGGGCAAACCAGATTCTTCGAGGGGAAATCAAGCTGCTCTATGTGGCTCCCGAACGGCTGCTGAGCGAGCAGTTTTTGCTGTTTTTGGAGCAGATCCACAGCACGATCGGGATTGCAGGATTCGCGATCGATGAGGCGCACTGTGTGTCTGAGTGGGGGCACGACTTTCGCCCGGAGTATCGGCAGATTGTTTCGGTGCGATCGCAGTTTCCCGATGTGCCAATGGTGGCACTGACTGCGACAGCCACAGAGCGGGTGCGGCAGGATATTATCGAGCAGCTAGATTTGCGCCAGCCGATCGTCCATATCGCCAGCTTCAATCGGCAGAATTTGAGCTACGAGGTTCGCCCGAAGCAAAAAAAGGCATACACAGAGCTATTGCAGCTCGTTCACCAGAATCCCGGATCGGGGATCATCTACTGCCTCAGCCGCAAAAAGGTCGATGAAATTACCTATCGCCTTCAGCAGGACGGCATCTCAGCTCTGGCTTATCACGCGGGAATGTCGGATATCGATCGCTCTACGAATCAGACCCGCTTTATCCGAGACGATGTGCGGATTATGGTAGCGACGATCGCTTTTGGCATGGGCATCAATAAGCCGGACGTGCGGTTTGTGATTCACTACGATCTGCCGCGCAATCTGGAGGGCTATTACCAGGAGTCGGGACGCGCCGGACGGGACGGAGAGCCTGCAAGGTGTCTTTTGCTGTTCAGCTATGGCGATTTGAAGACGATCGATTACTTGATCGACCAGAAGCCCGACCCCAACGAGCAGCAGATCGCCCGTCAACAGCTCCGTCAGGTCGTAGACTACGCCGAAGGAACGGACTGCCGCCGCCGGATTCAGCTCAGCTACTTTGGCGAACGCTTTGAGGGAAACTGCCGCAACTGCGACAACTGCCTCCAGCCCAAACCCCTAGAAGACTGGACGATCGAAGCGCAAAAGTTTCTCTCCTGCGTGGCTCGCTGCCAGGAGCGATTTGGCATGACCTACATTATCGACGTGCTGCGCGGCTCTAAGGACAAGCGGATTTTGCAGAACAAGCACGATCAGCTTTCTACCTACGGCATCGGCAAAGACCGCAGCGCAGATGCCTGGAGAATCCTGGGACGATCGCTCCTGCACCAGGGACTCGTCAGCGAAACCAGCGATGGCTATGCCGTCTTAAAGCTCAACGCCCATAGCTGGGAAATTCTGCGGAAACAGCGATCGGTCTTTGTGGCTGTACCGAAAGCCAAGGACACGGACGATCGCCCTAACTCGCCGAAACGCCAGATGGCAGAGCAACTCTTTGAGCATCTGCGTGCCCTTCGCAAACAGCTTGCCGATGAGCAGTCCGTCCCGCCCTACGTGGTGTTTCCCGATTCCAGTTTGCGGTTAATGGCACAGTCCCAGCCCCAATCCCTCACCGACTTTGCTCAAATTTCCGGCGTGGGGAGTCGCAAGCTTGATAAGTATGGTCCTCGCTTTGTGAAGGCGATCGAGGAGTTTTGTCAGCAGTTTAATGCTCAGCAGGAAGAACAATAA
- a CDS encoding glutathione S-transferase family protein, which produces MKEASDQEKTHMGLGMLVDGKWVSEREQEDQKGRFVRPDTTFRDRITADGSSGFKAESGRYHLYVSLACPWAHRTLIVRELKGLTNAISVSVVNPVMGENSWEFTEAPGVIPDSINHARYLWEVYTKVDPQYTGRVTVPVLWDKQTGKIVNNESRDIIRMLDTQFHEVANSPIDLYPADLQSEIDETIDAIYQPINNGVYRAGFATTQEAYEEAVTDLFDALNYYEDLLDRQRCLCGNRMTEADVCLFTTLLRFDAVYYVHFKCNLRRIVDYPNLWGYLRDIYQHPGVKDTCNLDHIKQHYYRSHPKVNPSGIVPSGPIIDFETHHDRDRKFDALAGVFQSQ; this is translated from the coding sequence GTGAAAGAAGCGAGCGATCAGGAGAAAACGCACATGGGACTGGGAATGCTGGTAGACGGAAAATGGGTTTCCGAGCGAGAACAGGAAGACCAAAAAGGGCGGTTTGTCCGACCGGATACGACCTTCCGCGATCGCATCACCGCAGACGGTTCCAGCGGCTTCAAAGCCGAGTCTGGACGCTACCACCTCTACGTTTCTCTGGCTTGCCCCTGGGCACACCGAACCCTGATTGTGCGGGAATTGAAGGGTTTAACCAATGCGATCTCCGTGTCAGTCGTCAATCCTGTCATGGGCGAGAATAGCTGGGAATTTACCGAAGCTCCGGGCGTCATTCCCGACTCAATTAACCATGCGCGTTACCTCTGGGAGGTTTACACGAAGGTTGATCCCCAATACACGGGACGGGTCACGGTTCCGGTGCTATGGGACAAACAGACGGGCAAAATCGTCAACAACGAATCCCGCGACATTATCCGAATGCTAGACACCCAGTTCCACGAAGTCGCCAATAGCCCGATCGACCTGTATCCGGCGGATCTTCAGTCCGAGATCGATGAGACGATCGACGCAATCTACCAGCCGATTAACAACGGAGTCTATCGGGCAGGCTTTGCCACTACCCAGGAAGCTTACGAGGAAGCCGTCACTGACCTGTTTGACGCGCTTAACTACTACGAAGATTTGCTCGATCGGCAGCGGTGTCTCTGCGGCAATCGCATGACCGAAGCAGATGTTTGTCTGTTCACCACTCTCTTACGCTTCGATGCCGTCTACTACGTCCACTTCAAATGCAACCTGCGCCGCATCGTAGACTACCCGAACCTCTGGGGCTACCTGCGCGACATTTACCAGCATCCCGGCGTCAAAGACACCTGCAACCTCGACCACATCAAACAGCACTACTACCGCAGCCACCCGAAGGTGAACCCCAGCGGCATCGTGCCCTCAGGACCGATTATTGACTTTGAAACACACCATGATCGCGATCGAAAGTTTGATGCGCTAGCGGGTGTGTTTCAAAGTCAATAA
- a CDS encoding HU family DNA-binding protein, translating to MNKGELVDKVAEKADVTKKQADAILSALLEVIMETVSADEKVTLVGFGSFEARKRQAREGRNPKTGEAMTIPETTVPVFSAGKLFRDKLGGE from the coding sequence ATGAATAAAGGCGAATTAGTGGATAAAGTTGCGGAAAAAGCCGATGTCACCAAAAAGCAAGCAGATGCAATTCTGTCTGCGCTCCTGGAGGTGATTATGGAAACTGTTTCCGCAGATGAGAAAGTGACGCTCGTGGGATTCGGCTCCTTTGAGGCACGCAAGCGTCAGGCGCGGGAAGGACGAAACCCCAAAACGGGTGAAGCGATGACTATCCCCGAAACAACGGTGCCCGTCTTCTCTGCTGGAAAGCTGTTTCGCGATAAGCTGGGCGGCGAATAA
- a CDS encoding AAA family ATPase: MSVVAFVNQKGGCAKSTTSVHFAYWLFHQQRKVILVDADAQRSSSIWLETLEDPVPFEVIQSAEDLLAKIPQLADRYDYVVVDGPAGLSDATKNILFGSDLAVIPCQPTGVDLRSAADAIALIRQVQADREERPQATIFVSRAVKGTRLKDEAMAVLNNIGVPILNTVIHQRQTVADTFGQAATVWELLGKASVEAADEFDQLFREIMTLLPRSSQSAASPKK; encoded by the coding sequence ATGTCAGTTGTTGCCTTTGTAAATCAGAAAGGGGGCTGTGCCAAATCAACCACCTCAGTTCATTTTGCCTACTGGCTGTTTCACCAGCAGCGTAAAGTGATTCTGGTTGACGCCGATGCTCAGCGATCGAGTTCGATCTGGCTGGAAACGCTAGAAGACCCGGTTCCGTTTGAGGTGATTCAATCCGCTGAGGATCTGCTGGCAAAGATTCCCCAACTTGCCGATCGATACGATTACGTTGTAGTGGACGGTCCTGCCGGGTTGTCCGATGCCACCAAGAATATTCTGTTTGGTTCAGATCTGGCGGTGATTCCCTGTCAGCCTACGGGGGTTGATCTGCGATCGGCGGCGGATGCGATCGCCCTAATTCGACAGGTGCAGGCAGATCGCGAGGAGCGTCCCCAAGCAACCATTTTTGTCTCGCGGGCAGTCAAAGGCACCCGGCTCAAGGATGAAGCAATGGCGGTTCTCAATAATATCGGCGTCCCCATCCTGAATACGGTGATCCATCAGCGGCAAACGGTAGCGGATACCTTTGGGCAGGCAGCAACGGTGTGGGAACTGCTGGGCAAAGCCTCGGTAGAAGCCGCAGACGAGTTTGATCAGCTCTTTCGCGAGATCATGACCCTGCTGCCGCGATCGTCCCAGAGTGCCGCCAGTCCCAAAAAGTAA